The Bradysia coprophila strain Holo2 chromosome IV, BU_Bcop_v1, whole genome shotgun sequence genome includes a region encoding these proteins:
- the LOC119066016 gene encoding uncharacterized protein LOC119066016 yields the protein MARLAAIILPIIIGLANFHMISGIDDPEFVGRMVLDEVPLIDGHNDLPYNLYRIEGNMLENFDFDSDLRQNPKWQVSSSHTDLPRLRQGKVGGQFWVAYVGCETNHKDAVERTLEQIDVIKRLVAKYNESMELVTEADGIMEAFNQQKIASIICVEGGHSIDSRMSVLRLFYELGVRYLTLTHNCNTPWADNHNQYSQSNVPKIGGLSEFGRDIVREMNRLGMMVDLSHVSKDVMLDALNVSLAPVIFSHSSARGVYNVTRNADDEVLLKLRENDGIIMINFYPGFIGRNASIFDVIAHLNHIKSVIGPDYIGLGGDYDGVSSQPIGLEDVSKYPDLFDLLAEEGHGYEPWSREDLQKLAGLNLIRVYKEVENVRDQLRNGTINDRSISRDDLIATNVTMTCRTNMGSSSGAEATPDSHLVVIQFYINLEGYFVIRSVFFTNRNKMRSFTEMWYDPPTRKKILIFGGAGLAFIIILIIIIVVATSGSKPEHFVGSQVLSEVPLVDGHNDVANNLYEHEKNQLSAFDFTNLTGNPKWDNPDNVYKSHTDLTRLMAGKVRGQFWAAYVDCNTTNPVARTLEQIDVIKRLIDKYPDQMELVTEHDGILNAFYNNKIGSLIGVEGGHSIDSSLAVLRLYYELGVRYMTLTHNCNTAWAESHEPNQTSQYNVTGLTTFGQGIVLEMNRLGMMVDLSHVSNETMHKVLDVTKVPVIFSHSSAYGMTTSTRNVDDSVLLRLKDNKGIVMVNFGSKFVRTGSDPAVNASMADVIAHLDYIRNVTESTDYVGIGADYDGLSEVPDGLEDVSKYPSLFDKLAETYDYHRGWTREELSKLASGNLLRVMTAVEQYRDEKKGVLNENILDNSTTTTV from the exons ATGGCTAGACTAG caGCAATCATACTGCCAATAATCATTGGTCTGGCCAATTTTCATATGATATCTGGCATCGATGATCCGGAGTTCGTTGGCAGAATG GTATTGGACGAAGTTCCGTTAATCGATGG ACACAACGATTTACCCTATAACTTATACCGAATTGAGGGTAACATGCTCGAGaactttgattttgattcGGATTTGCGACAAAATCCTAAATGGCAAGTCTCATCGTCGCATACAGATCTGCCAAGATTAAGACAGGGAAAAGTTGGAGGACAG ttCTGGGTCGCCTACGTTGGCTGTGAAACGAATCATAAAGATGCTGTGGAAAGAACATTGGAGCAAATTGACGTAATAAAAAGATTGGTAGCTAAATACAATGAGAGCATGGAATTGGTTACTGAAGCTGATGGAATCATGGAGGCTTTTAATCAGCAAAAAATTGCAAGCATAATTT GTGTTGAGGGTGGTCATTCCATTGACTCGAGAATGTCGGTTTTGAGATTATTTTACGAGCTCGGCGTTAGATACTTAACTTTAACACATAATTGCAATACTCCATGGGCCGATAACCACAACCAATATTCTCAATCTAATGTGCCTAAAATTGGAGGCTTGTCTGAATTTGGTCGGGATATTGTTCGTGAAATGAATCGACTCGGAATGATG GTTGATCTTTCACATGTGTCTAAAGATGTGATGTTGGATGCTTTGAACGTTAGTTTAGCACCAGTTATATTCAGTCACAGTTCCGCCAGAGGTGTATACAATGTAACCAGAAATGCTGATGATgaagttttattgaaattg AGAGAGAATGACGGAATCATTATGATCAATTTCTATCCGGGTTTCATAGGACGAAACGCTTCGATATTCGACGTAATCG CTCATCTTAATCACATCAAGTCTGTCATTGGACCTGATTACATTGGACTCGGAGGAGACTATGACGGTGTATCTTC CCAACCAATCGGCCTAGAAGACGTTTCCAAATACCCCGATCTGTTCGATTTGCTGGCCGAAGAGGGACACGGATATGAACCGTGGAGCCGAGAAGATTTGCAGAAACTGGCCGGTTTGAATTTGATCCGAGTGTACAAAGAAGTGGAGAATGTGCGAGATCAATTACGTAACGGAACAATCAATGATCGATCCATATCTAGGGATGATCTGATTGCAACTAACGTAACAATGACGTGCCGCACAAATATGGGTTCGAGTAGTGGAGCCGAAGCTACACCAGA TAGCCATTTAGTAGtgattcaattttacattaatttgGAAGGTTATTTTGTGATCAgaagtgttttttttacaaatcgGAACAAAATGAGAAGTTTTACGGAAATGTGGTACGATCCCCCAA CACGAAAGAAGATCTTAATATTTGGTGGAGCCGGATTAGCGTTCATCATAATCCTGATAATTATCATTGTTGTG GCTACATCCGGATCTAAGCCCGAACATTTTGTTGGGTCACAGGTTCTGAGTGAGGTTCCCTTAGTCGATGG TCACAATGACGTAGCTAATAACCTATACGAGCATGAGAAAAACCAGCTGAGCGCCTTTGATTTCACTAACTTAACGGGCAATCCGAAGTGGGACAATCCAGACAATGTATATAAATCACATACGGACTTAACTAGATTGATGGCTGGTAAGGTTCGGGGACAATTCTGGGCAGCCTATGTTGACTGTAATACAACCAATCCCGTTGCGCGAACTCTCGAACAAATTGATGTTATCAAAAGATTGATAGATAAATATCCCGATCAGATGGAACTGGTTACGGAACATGATGGAATCTTGAATGCATTTTATAACAACAAGATCGGCAGCTTGATTG GAGTCGAAGGTGGACATTCAATTGATTCCAGTTTAGCCGTTCTACGGTTGTACTATGAACTAGGAGTCAGATACATGACGCTCACTCACAACTGCAATACGGCATG GGCAGAATCCCATGAACCTAACCAGACATCACAATATAACGTTACTGGTCTTACCACATTTGGACAG GGCATCGTATTGGAAATGAACCGTTTAGGGATGATGGTGGATTTATCGCATGTTTCTAACGAGACTATGCACAAGGTCTTGGACGTGACTAAAGTTCCAGTAATTTTCAGTCACTCATCTGCATATGGAATGACAACTAGCACCAGAAATGTAGATGACTCAGTACTACTTAGATTG aAAGACAATAAAGGAATTGTTATGGTAAATTTCGGTTCTAAGTTCGTTCGAACCGGCTCGGACCCAGCAGTTAACGCCTCTATGGCTGATGTTATAG CTCATTTGGATTATATCAGAAACGTGACCGAATCGACCGACTATGTTGGTATAGGAGCTGATTATGATGGACTTTCAGA GGTCCCAGATGGTCTGGAAGACGTTTCAAAGTACCCATCATTGTTCGATAAATTGGCAGAAACTTATGACTATCATCGTGGTTGGACCAGAGAAGAACTGAGCAAATTGGctagtggaaatttgttgCGTGTTATGACGGCTGTAGAACAGTATCGTGACGAAAAAAAGGGAGttttaaacgaaaacattttagaTAATTCAACAACTACAACTGTGTAG
- the LOC119066908 gene encoding U6 small nuclear RNA (adenine-(43)-N(6))-methyltransferase: MSMNQFMHPRNKYKIPPNFTDLAVEYPEFRLISHLDVNGKVTINFKDENTLRTLTKCLLHKDFELDVTLPPDKLVPTLPLRLNYILWIEDILKTAGIANNVTGIDIGCGASCIYGLLAAKENEWKMVALDSNSESCSYARTNVENNKLDHLIEVIHQDDHTKIFSKLIDRLAFQTLDFCLCNPPFFSTLDDVNSNIPVKKNRTGHRPSPHNGRTGINCELIAEGGECDFVEKIINESCQLKDGIKIYTTMLGHKSSVDKIVKLLMTNGITNFCQTEFCQGHTTRWGIAWTFCSDIYLRMVPVHGQHSVTTKVFTHHITTHDATTHTLRLVEKSLESVSVSVKDTDFTNPSCVTFKGVAPAENTWSRQRQRRREFDRRDRPHLENEINAKKEVSQTDNDQPTAAKRRKVDDTIVDEQAVPKNQFPFLVFECSLKKRGCGTDLNLKYLYGKGGKDSVYQIFQFLINRLK; encoded by the exons ATGTCGATGAATCAGTTTATGCATCCAAGAAATAAGTACAAAATTCCACCAAACTTTACCGACCTTGCAGTCGAATATCCAGAGTTTCGATTAATTTCCCATTTG GATGTAAATGGTAAAGTAACGATCAATTTCAAAGATGAGAATACATTACGTACACTCACCAAGTGTCTCCTGCACAAAGATTTCGAATTGGATGTAACTCTGCCACCAGATAAGTTGGTTCCAACGCTACCGTTGCGattgaattacattttatggATCGAAGATATTCTGAAAACTGCCGGAATAGCAAACAATGTAACAGGAATCGATATCG GCTGCGGAGCGTCTTGCATATATGGCTTACTGGCAGCCAAAGAGAACGAATGGAAAATGGTAGCCTTGGACTCGAACAGCGAAAGTTGCAGTTACGCTCGTACGAATGTTGAAAATAACAAACTCGACCATCTTATTGAAGTGATTCATCAAGATGACCACACTAAAATCTTCAGCAAATTGATCGACCGATTGGCATTCCAAACACTAGATTTTTGTCTATGTAATCCACCGTTCTTCAGTACATTAGACGACGTGAATTCGAATATTCCAGTTAAAAAGAATCGAACCGGACATCGACCGTCGCCCCATAATGGCAGAACTGGTATCAACTGCGAACTGATAGCCGAGGGTGGTGAATGTGATTTCGTTGAAAAGATTATCAATGAGAGTTGCCAACTGAAGGATGGCATTAAGATTTACACAACAATGCTGGGCCATAAGAGCAGTGTCGACAAAATCGTTAAGTTGCTGATGACCAACGGAATAACGAATTTCTGTCAAACAGAATTTTGTCAGGGTCATACCACTCGTTGGGGTATTGCTTGGACATTTTGCTCAGACATTTATCTTCGCATGGTGCCCGTTCATGGTCAGCATAGTGTgacaacaaaagtttttacCCATCACATTACAACACACGATGCTACCACTCACACCTTACGACTGGTGGAAAAAAGTCTGGAAAGTGTCAGCGTGTCAGTGAAAGACACTGACTTCACCAACCCCAGCTGTGTAACATTTAAGGGAGTCGCTCCGGCGGAGAACACATGGTCGCGGCAAAGACAGAGAAGGCGAGAATTCGATCGTCGGGATAGGCCACATTTGGAGAATGAAATCAATGCTAAGAAGGAAGTCAGTCAGACTGATAACGATCAACCAACGGCAGCAAAAAGGAGAAAAGTTGATGACACTATTGTTGACGAACAGGCTGTGCCAAAGAATCAATTTCCGTTTTTAGTATTTGAATGTTCATTGAAGAAGCGTGGTTGTGGGActgatttgaatttgaaatatttgtatggaaaaggcggcAAGGACAGTGTGtaccaaatatttcaatttttaataaatcggCTGAAGTAG
- the LOC119066906 gene encoding PH domain-containing protein DDB_G0275795-like has protein sequence MASEAQRLIGISLAKIAQSRVGRGGVSLHKNLLVATVLQKARYIFMEEAYHMVHGHYPQQCRQFVTQQQQHHHHIQQHHHHQQQQQQHCHGSNTIVGESQKSSMAPHEQQHYHHQPQEQQHHEAPKLVETNETELDHNDIYTGSSVIVKNERKIENDKENSPPEGLTYFDLDKHKLQRISELGQKRRRQISELETEEAVLSILPKRSKSDLLDDDLLALNNESESSLIAECIAPEVEEISHLNSSYSADCDSCETPMEIDRITSLVSIFSFGTLARSVSTPDLCSAQAKDSETMSQRTFLAMTV, from the coding sequence ATGGCAAGCGAAGCACAACGCTTAATTGGAATATCATTAGCGAAAATTGCACAATCTCGTGTCGGTCGTGGAGGTGTTTCGTTACATAAGAACCTGTTGGTTGCAACGGTATTACAAAAAGCTCGATACATATTTATGGAAGAAGCATATCATATGGTACATGGTCACTATCCACAACAATGCAGACAGTTTGTAACGCAGCAACAGCAACATCACCATCATATTCaacaacatcatcatcatcaacaacaacagcaacaacattgTCATGGTTCAAATACAATTGTAGGAGAAAGTCAAAAAAGTTCAATGGCCCCACATGAGCAGCAACACTATCACCATCAACCACAAGAGCAACAACATCATGAAGCACCGAAACTTGTTGAAACCAATGAAACAGAATTAGACCATAATGATATTTATACGGGATCGTCAGTGATTGTGAAAAATGAacgtaaaatcgaaaatgataaGGAGAACAGTCCGCCCGAAGGACTCACCTATTTCGACTTAGATAAACACAAACTACAAAGAATTAGCGAACTAGGTCAAAAGCGACGACGACAAATTAGTGAATTGGAAACGGAAGAAGCTGTCCTATCAATATTACCAAAGCGATCGAAAAGCGATCTGCTAGACGACGATTTATTAGCCCTAAACAATGAGAGTGAATCATCGCTGATCGCCGAATGTATTGCGCCCGAAGTCGAAGAGATTTCCCATTTAAATTCGTCATACTCAGCCGATTGCGATTCCTGTGAAACGCCAATGGAAATTGATCGAATAACATCACTGGTGTCCATATTCAGTTTCGGTACACTGGCCCGATCCGTGTCCACGCCCGATTTATGTTCAGCCCAAGCTAAAGATTCCGAGACCATGTCGCAGCGGACCTTTCTTGCCATGACCGtttaa